The following are from one region of the Camarhynchus parvulus chromosome 3, STF_HiC, whole genome shotgun sequence genome:
- the STX11 gene encoding syntaxin-11: protein MKDRLSELREFARLHNQQFSDSDDDENSPQDILLYETDYALEILHKDIQTIRSENDHLKADVNRLRKQNTRFLTSMRRLSSIKRDTNCIARDIKSRGESIHRKLQVMRDFCEDAITKYGAMSVIARVAKNHYVDLMHTFQDAMFDYNAAEMNQRENCKIRIQRQLEIMGKDVSGHQIEEMIEQGKWDVFSENLLSDVKGARAALNEIETRHKELVKLEGRIKEVHELFLQVALLVEEQADTFDVIEINMQNVEDYVGDAKDQVKRALEYRRKHPLRTILCCCISCCRR, encoded by the coding sequence ATGAAAGACCGTTTAAGTGAGCTGCGTGAATTTGCCAGGTTACACAACCAGCAGTTCTCTGATAGTGATGATGATGAAAATTCACCCCAGGATATTCTCCTTTATGAGACGGATTATGCCTTGGAAATCCTTCATAAGGACATACAGACCATCCGGTCAGAAAATGACCACCTAAAAGCAGATGTCAACCGTCTCAGAAAGCAAAACACCCGCTTCCTCACCTCCATGCGCCGCCTTAGTAGCATCAAACGAGACACAAATTGTATTGCCAGAGACATTAAGAGCCGTGGAGAAAGCATCCACAGGAAACTGCAGGTAATGAGAGATTTCTGTGAAGATGCAATAACAAAATACGGAGCTATGTCTGTCATTGCCAGGGTGGCGAAGAACCACTACGTTGACCTCATGCACACATTTCAGGACGCTATGTTTGATTACAATGCAGCAGAGATGAACCAGCGGGAGAACTGCAAGATTCGAATTCAGCGGCAGCTGGAGATCATGGGCAAAGATGTTTCTGGTCACCAGATTGAGGAGATGATTGAGCAAGGCAAATGGGATGTCTTCTCCGAGAATCTCTTGTCAGATGTCAAGGGGGCTCGCGCAGCCTTGAATGAGATAGAGACGCGGCACAAGGAGCTGGTGAAGCTGGAAGGTCGCATTAAGGAAGTTCACGAGCTCTTTCTGCAGGTGGCCCTGCTAGTGGAGGAACAGGCGGACACCTTTGACGTTATTGAGATAAATATGCAAAATGTTGAGGACTATGTAGGAGATGCTAAAGACCAAGTGAAAAGGGCTTTGGAATACAGGAGAAAACATCCCCTCAGAACAATCCTCTGCTGTTGCATATCATGTTGCAGAAGGTGA